CATGGCACGCCCGCGTTCCGGCGTACCAATCTCGCCTTGTTCTCGTCGGGCTTCGCTACGTTTGGCCTGCTGTATTGCGTGCAGCCGCTGATGCCGGCGTTCTCGCGCGACTTCGGCGTGGATGCCGCGACCAGTTCGCTGTCGCTCTCGCTGACGACGGCGGTGATGGCCGTTGGCATGTTGTTCGCCGGCGCCATCTCCGATGCGTTCGGGCGCAAGCCGATCATGCTGGCGTCACTGCTTTCCTCGTCTGTCCTGGTGTTGCTTACGGCCGTGACGCCGAGCTGGGGGCTGTTGCTCGCGGCGCGTGCGCTGCTGGGCGTGACGCTCGCGGGCCTGCCCGCTGTTGCCATGACGTACCTCAGCGAAGAGGTGCACGGCGAATCGCTGGGCTTCGCCATGGGCCTGTACATCGGCGGCAACGCCATCGGCGGAATGAGTGGCCGGCTCATTTCCGGATTCACGGCCGATCACGCGTCGTGGCGTGTCGCCGTTGGCGTGATAGGCGCCCTTGGCCTTCTTGCGGCGTTCCTTGTGGCGAAGGGTCTTCCGCCGTCGCTGCATTTCGAAAAGCGCAAGGCGCACCCGCGCGCCCTCGTCGCCGTATTCCGTGACCTGCTCAAGGACACGGGCCTGCCGTGGCTGTTCGCCGAGGGCTTCCTGCTCATGGGTGCGTTCGTCACCATCTACAACTACGTATCGTTCCGGCTCCTCGCCCCACCGTTCTCGCTGTCGCAATCGCATGTGGGTGCCATTTTCATGGTGTACCTCATCGGCGTGGGTGCGTCGGCCTGGATGGGCGCGCTGGCCGGCAAGCTGGGCCGCGGGAAGGTGATGTGGACCGCGCTGGTCATCATGCTCGTGGGTGTCGCGCTTAGCGCAAGCAGCGTGATCTGGGCCATCGTCGTCGGCATCGCCATGATCACCTTCGGCTTCTTCGGCGGCCATTCCATCGCCAGTGGCTGGGTTGGCCTGCGGGCCAACAAGGCCAAGGCGCACGCGTCGTCCATGTATCTCTTCTCGTATTACATGGGCTCAAGCATCGCCGGCTCGCTGGGTGGCGTTTTCTGGACGCATGGCGGCTGGCATGGCGTCGCCATCTACGTGACTGTGTTGGTGCTGGCGGGACTGGTTATCGCGATAAAGCTGCGCGGCCTCAAACCGCAAGCAGCATCCTGACTCTGTAGGAGCGCGCTCCTACGCAAAGAAAAGCTCAGGCTTTCAACATGAGCCGCATGAAGGCAGTAACCAGCGGCGAATTGTCGGAGCGGCGATGGACGAGGTGCAGTGCGCTGGCCGCATCGGGCGAATCGATCGGCACATAGGCCACGCCTTCCACGTGCAGCAGGCGCATGGATTCCGGCAGCACGGCGACGCCAAGCCCGGCGGCGACGAGGCCAACCATCGTGGCGGATTCACCGGCTTCCTGCGCCACGCGTGGCGCGAAGCCTGCGTTGCGGCACATCGCCTGTACCTGCGCGGCGACGCCTGTGCCGGCGTTGCGGCTGAAGACGACGAAGGGTTCATCGGCAAGCTGCTCCACGCGAACACGTGGGCGGCGGCCTTTGGCCAGGGGATGATCGGCGCGCAGGACCGCAACGAGCGGATCATCCACGAGCTTGCGTGCGACCAGCGGCGGTGGAAGGTCGGTGCCGCGAATCAATCCCACTTGTTGTGTACCTTCCAGCAGCCGTTCGATCTGTTGAAGCGTGTTGTGTTCCTTCAGCACCAGCCGCACAGCCGGGTAGGCTTCGCGAAACGCGCGCACCGCGCGCGGGAACCGTTCGATGAGCGGCGTGCTCTGGGTGAAACCCACATGCAGTTCACCGATCTCCCCACGCTCGGCTCGTCGGGCCAGGTCACCGGCTTCATCCACACGGGCGGTGATGTCGCGGGCCGCATCAAGATAAACGCGGCCCGCATCCGTCAGTTCCACACGGCGGTTGGTGCGCCGGAGCAGGCGCACGCCAAGCTGCGCCTCCAGGTCGCGGATCTGCTGGCTCAGCGGCGGCTGGGAGATGCCCAGCCGCTCGGCGGCACGGCTGAAGTGGAGCTCGTCGGCGACGGCGATGAAGTACCGCAGGTGCCGCAGCTCGATCGTCATGGGGTCAGTCGGGGCGGACGCGAATGAGGCCTTCCTGCGCCGTGCTGGCGATTAGCTGGCCATCGCGCGTGTAGATCATGCCGCGGGCCAGCCCACGGCCGCCCTGCGACGTGGGGCTGTCGAACGAATACAGCAGCCAGTCGTCGATACGGAACTCGCGGTGGAACCACAACGCGTGGTCCAGGCTCGCCATCTGCATGTTACGCGTCAGGTACGAGATGCCGTGCGGCAGCGTGGCGGTGCCGATCAGATGGAAATCCGACGCGTAGGCGAGCAGGGCCTGGTGCAGCGAAAGCGTATCGGCGATCGGTGCGGTCAGGCGGAACCAGATGTGCTGGTAGGGCGGACGCTTCGCCGGGCGTAATTCATCGCGCGGCCATACGTGGCGGAATTCGAACGGGCCATCCTTGCCCAGCCAGCGCTGGGTTTTTTCTGGAAGGCGGGCGAGCTGATCCTCAGAAAGCGCGGGCGTGGTCTCCACGTCTTCAGGGGCCGGCACTTCGGGCATCGACATCTGGTGCTCATATCCGGTCTCGGGCACCTGGAACGAGATGGAGCCGTTCAGGATCGGCTGGCCGTGCTGGATCGCCACGACGCGACGGGCAGAGAACGAGCCGCCATCGCGGGTGCGTTCCACGCTGTACACGATAGGCGCGTCGATATCGCCGGCACGCAGGAAGTAAGCGTGCAGCGAGTGAGCGACGCGGTCGTCCGGCACCGTGCGCTGGGCGGCGGAGAGCGCCTGGCCCAGCACCTGGCCGCCAAAGACGAAGCGGGTGCCGATGTCGCGGCTCTGGCCGCGGAACAGGTTGTCTTCGAGGCGCTCAAGTTCGAGCAGTTCGACGAGCTCGCCGACGTGGTTGTCCTGCATGGGTATCCCTTCGGAACGGTGCGCGATGGCTGCCGATTATAAAGAATCAGGCCTTGATCCGGCCCAGCCGCCCGTCGTCGTATGCGCGGGCCCAGGGGAACTGCGGGCCGGGGTCGCGTTTGCGTGGTACTTCGTTCTCCGGGTCATCGCTGGAGGGCACCATGGCGGTATCCAGGTCCTCATGGCCGGCAATGTGGCGCAGGGAGGGGAAACGGCGGATCAGGTCGTCGAGCAGGGCCCGCAACGCGGTGATCTGCGCCTCGGGGTAGGGCTCGGTCATCTCCTGCTTCGCGGTGTGGAACCAGTCCGGGTAACGGCCCAGGTTCACCAGCTCGATGCCGATGGAGCGAGGGTTGTAGCCGCGGGTGTGGTTGGCCACCCGGTTCGGATCGACGTAGCAGAAGATCGAACCGTCGCGATCGATGTAGTAATGCCCGCTGGCGCCGGTGCCGCGGTCCTCATAAAGCACCCGCTCCCCGTACTCGCGGGCCATGGCCAGGTCAGGCAGTTCGGTGCAATGGATGACCACCAGGTCGACGGAGTCGGCCGCCCGTTCGGGCAGCCGGCTTTCATAGGGCAGGGGGGCGTACAGGATGTCGATCATGCCGCTTTGATAACATAGCCAGTCGATCCGCGTACGGAGACCGCCATGCGCGGCCACATCATTCTTTCCCACGGGTCCGATTCCGGCCCTGACGCCACCAAGGTGAGCGCCCTGGCGGCCACGGCCGAAAGCCTCGGCTGGACCACCCACCGCCCGGATTACCGGGAGGACGACCTGAAGGGCCACGCCGGCTCCATCGATCCGCGCCTGGCGCGGCTGGCGAACGCCATTAAGGCCTCGCCGGTGCCCCCGGTACTGGTTGGCTCGAGCATGGGCGCGTTCGTGTCGGGCCTGGCCTCGCTGGATGCCCCGGTGGCCGGGCTGTTCCTGCTGGCCCTGCCGGCGGAGATCCCCGGTTACCCGCGCGCCTTCGCCGCAAGCGCTGGCCTAACCACCTTCCTCGTGCATGGTTATGCCGACGACGTATGCCCGGTCGAGGGCGCCATCGCCTTCGCCCGCGGCCAGGGTGCGCCCCTGCTGCTGGTGCAGGACGACCACCGCCTCTCCGACACCCTTGGCGATATCGACGCCGAATTCCGCCGCTTCCTGGATAGCCTGGCATGAACTTCTTCGCCACCTGCCCGAAGGGCCTGGAATATCTGCTCAAGGACGAGCTGATCGCCATCGGTGCGACCGACGTGAAGGAGGCCCTTGCCGGTGTCGCCTTCTCCGGTGGCATGGAGGTCGCGTATCGCGCTTGCCTGTGGTCGCGCATGGCCAGCCGCGTGCTGTTACCGCTGGCTGAGTTCGGTGCCGAGACGCCTGAAGACCTCTACCAGGGCGTGCAGTCCATCGCGTGGGCCGAGCACCTGGCGCCGCATGGCACCCTTGCCGTGGATGCCAACACGGCGCTGAGCAAACTCACCCATAGCCAGTTCATCGCGCTGAAGACCAAGGACGCGATCGTCGATCAGTTCCGCACCGCCAGCGGCGCCCGGCCCGATGTGGAAACCGACGAGCCGGATGTACAGGTGAACGTGCGCGTCCGCCGTGACCGGGCCACGTTGTCGATCGATCTTTCGGGTTCGCCGCTGCACCGCCGTGGCTGGCGCGAGCGGCAGGGCGAGGCCCCGCTGAAGGAAAACCTCGCCGCCGCGATGCTCGTGCGTGCGCAGTGGCCACGCATTTACGCCGAAGGCGGGGCGCTGGTGGATCCCATGTGCGGATCCGGCACGCTGCTGATCGAAGGTGCCCTGATGGCCGCGGGCGCCGCGCCGGGCCTGCGCCGCGGGTACTTCGGTTTCCTCGGTTGGCGCAAGCACGATTACGCCCTGTGGAAGCAGCTGTGGGAGGAGGCCAAGACCACCACCGACGAGGGCATGCGCAATCTGCGCCCGGTGTTCTTCGGCAGCGATACCGATGCACACATGGTGCAGACCGCCAAGCGCAACGCCCAGACGGCGGGTGTGGCTGGTTTCATCCACCTCGATCGCCGCGATGCGGTCCACGTGGAGCCGCCGCCGGAGACCCCGCTAGGCCTGGTCATCACCAATCCGCCGTACGGCGAGCGCCTGGGCGACCGCGCCGAGCTGCCGCACCTGTACCGTGCGCTGGGCCAGGCCTTGAAGGATCGCTTCCCGGGCTGGCGTGCTGCCGTGCTCGCGGGCGATGAAGAGCTGGGCCGGGCCATGCGCCTGTCGCCGGACAAGCGCTATGCGCTTTACAACGGCGCGCTGGAAACGCCGCTGCTCACGTTCAGCCTGCGTGCGAGGGGCGAAGCACCGGCGCGCGAGCCGAAGCCGCTCTCCGAGGGCGCGCAGATGCTCAAGAACCGGCTGGAGAAGAACGTCCGCCATCTTCGCAAGCGGCTGACCCGCGAGGGCATCACCTGCTGGCGAGCGTACGACCAGGACTTGCCGGAATACGCGGCCGCGATCGACGTGTACGAAGGCTGGTTGCACATCCAGGAATACAAGGCGCCCCAGGACGTCCCGGTGGACGTGGCGCGTAACCGCCTGCGCGAGGTGGTGCGCGTGGCTGCCGAGGTCCTGGAGATCCCGCGCGACCGCATCGCCGTGAAGACGCGCGAGCGCGGTAAGGGCGGCTCGAAGTACGGCCAGTTCGATCAGCAGGGCCAGTTCGTCGAGGTGCACGAGGGCGGACTTAAGTTCCTCATCAACCCCACCGACTACCTCGACACCGGCCTGTTCCTTGACCACCGCCTGGTGCGCGCCAAGATCCGGGAACTTGCCTCCGGCAAGCATTTCCTCAACCTGTTCGCCTACACCGGCACGGCCAGCGTCTACGCCGCGGACGGCAATGCCCGCGATACCACCACGGTCGATCTTTCCGGCACGTACCTCGACTGGGCATCGAAGAACCTTGCCCTGAATGGCTTTACCGGCAACCGTCACCGCCTGATCCAGGAAGATGCGGTGAAGTTCCTGGAAACCCGTTCCATGCAGTACGGCCTGATCTACGTCGACCCGCCGACCTTCTCCAACTCGAAGAAAGCCGACGACTTCGATGTGCAGCGCGATCACGTCAAGCTTCTCCTGCTTTGCGCTGAGCGCCTGCTGCCTGAAGGCGTGATTGTCTTCTCGAATAATTTCCGCCGTTTCCAGCTTGATCGGGCGGCCCTGGAACCCCATTTCACTATTGAAGACTGGAGCGCACCCAGCATCCCGTTCGACTTCGCCCGCCGCCACGATATCCATGGCTGCTGGCTGCTCAGGAAGCCGTTCGTGAACCCGTGGAAAACGTGAACGGGGAGTGCAGAAAACTTCAGTCCGGATTCAGTGGCCGGGCGCGAATCTGCGCTCACCTGAGGAGGTAACTGTCATGAAAGCCAAGTTCGTTAAGTCCGCCGTCGCCCTTGCTGCCGTGGGCCTTATGGCGTTTGCGCCAGCCTCGTTCGCGGGTGGCTGGGGCCATGGCGGTTACCGGGGTGGTGGCTACTATCACGGTGGCGGTTACTACGGTGGCTACCACCGCGGTGGCTACTACGACCACAGCGGCCGCTGGATCGCCGGCGCTATTGTCGCCGGCACGGTAGGCGCCCTGGTTTACAACGCCACCCAGCCGCGCACGGTCGTCGTCGATCGTGGCCCCGTCTACTACAGCCAGCCGCGCACGGTGGTGTATGACGATGGCCCGGTGGTCACCCGCCGCGTCACGACCACGACCACCACCTACGACGATGGCTACTCGACCCGTTACGTGCGTGACGACGGCTATTGATCGCCGGCTAGCCTGAACAAAAAAAAGCCCGGCTCTCAAGCCGGGCTTTTTTTATGGCCGGTTACTTCGCTGCGCCGCTGATCCCCGGGCCGGCACCCTTGTGCTTCGCCTTCTTCTCCAGCTGTTGGTAGGTCGCCTTGTCGATGCTCTCTACGGAGATGATCTGGCAGGGCGGATCGTCGCGGCGGACGATCTTTTCATCAATGCTCCCGCAGATGCGCCCATTACCGATGGCCTGGTTACTGGCCGACGATTTGAACCGCACGCCACCGCCGATACCCATGCGCGGGCAGGCCACGTCGGTGCCGATCTTGAAGAAGTTGGGGCCATTGGCAACGATGACGGTCTGGTCATCCACGACGGAATAGTTCGAGATCCGGTCAGTGCGCATGCAGCTGTTGAACTCGAGCTCGTGGCGGGGCGGGGCCGGGCCATCGGCGGCGCTGGCCGCCACGGAGACGAGGAGCAGGCATGCGGCAGTCAGGTAACGGGCACTCATGGCGAAACCCTCGGTGGTTGGGAATACCACGTTAAGCCCAGTCGCAGCAAAAAACGAGAGGGGGCAGGGGCTTGGTCCACCTTCCGTTAAGGCCCCGGACGCAACCACTCACACCCATTGAACGTTTCCTAGGGCATGGTCATCCGTCATGGCTGACGGATAGTCGGCTGCCCATGGAAACAGACGCATGACCGCTCGTCCGCTCGGCATCATCCCCTCCACGCATTCCGCCGTGGCCCTTGCCGAACGTTTCCTGCGCATTCGCCACCGAACGCGCGAACTGGCGGCGCGGTTGCAGCCGGAAGACACGGTTATCCAGTCCATGCCGGATGCCAGCCCGACCAAATGGCACCTGGCGCATACGACGTGGTTCTTCGAGCAGTTCATCCTGGGGCGTAACGACGCTTACGTGTCGCCCAACCCGGAATGGTTCTACCTGTTCAATAGCTATTACCAGTCGGTGGGTCCCATGCATGCGCGCCCGCGACGCGGGCTGCTGACCCGCCCATCGCTCGACGAGGTCCTCGATTACCGGGCGCGCATCGATGATGCGATCGCCGAACGCATCGCGCGGGCAGACGATGCTGAGCTGCCGGGGCTGGTTGAGCTGGGTGTACAGCATGAACAGCAGCACCAGGAGTTGCTGCTCACTGATATCAAGCACGCCTTTGCGCAGAACCCCTTGGAACCCGCCTACGCTCCCGATGCGCCGCGTGCACTTTCCATTGCTGCTCCACCGTTGCGGTTCGTGCCGTTCGACGAAGGCATCGTCGACGTGGGTTATGACGGTGATGGCTTTCATTTCGATAACGAAGGTCCGCGTCATCGCACGTACCGGCAAGCCGGTTCCATCGCTAACCGTCCTGTCACGAATGCGGAGTACCGTGCTTTCGTCGCTGACGGTGGCTACCGCACGCCAACGCTATGGCTTTCCGATGGATGGGCCACGGTACAGGCAGAAAGCTGGGAGCGCCCTTTGTACTGGGACGAGGCGTGCGAAACGGAATTCACCCTGCAGGGCCGCCGCACCATCGATCCACAT
Above is a genomic segment from Luteibacter aegosomatissinici containing:
- a CDS encoding N-acetylmuramoyl-L-alanine amidase, which gives rise to MIDILYAPLPYESRLPERAADSVDLVVIHCTELPDLAMAREYGERVLYEDRGTGASGHYYIDRDGSIFCYVDPNRVANHTRGYNPRSIGIELVNLGRYPDWFHTAKQEMTEPYPEAQITALRALLDDLIRRFPSLRHIAGHEDLDTAMVPSSDDPENEVPRKRDPGPQFPWARAYDDGRLGRIKA
- the rlmKL gene encoding bifunctional 23S rRNA (guanine(2069)-N(7))-methyltransferase RlmK/23S rRNA (guanine(2445)-N(2))-methyltransferase RlmL — encoded protein: MNFFATCPKGLEYLLKDELIAIGATDVKEALAGVAFSGGMEVAYRACLWSRMASRVLLPLAEFGAETPEDLYQGVQSIAWAEHLAPHGTLAVDANTALSKLTHSQFIALKTKDAIVDQFRTASGARPDVETDEPDVQVNVRVRRDRATLSIDLSGSPLHRRGWRERQGEAPLKENLAAAMLVRAQWPRIYAEGGALVDPMCGSGTLLIEGALMAAGAAPGLRRGYFGFLGWRKHDYALWKQLWEEAKTTTDEGMRNLRPVFFGSDTDAHMVQTAKRNAQTAGVAGFIHLDRRDAVHVEPPPETPLGLVITNPPYGERLGDRAELPHLYRALGQALKDRFPGWRAAVLAGDEELGRAMRLSPDKRYALYNGALETPLLTFSLRARGEAPAREPKPLSEGAQMLKNRLEKNVRHLRKRLTREGITCWRAYDQDLPEYAAAIDVYEGWLHIQEYKAPQDVPVDVARNRLREVVRVAAEVLEIPRDRIAVKTRERGKGGSKYGQFDQQGQFVEVHEGGLKFLINPTDYLDTGLFLDHRLVRAKIRELASGKHFLNLFAYTGTASVYAADGNARDTTTVDLSGTYLDWASKNLALNGFTGNRHRLIQEDAVKFLETRSMQYGLIYVDPPTFSNSKKADDFDVQRDHVKLLLLCAERLLPEGVIVFSNNFRRFQLDRAALEPHFTIEDWSAPSIPFDFARRHDIHGCWLLRKPFVNPWKT
- a CDS encoding LysR family transcriptional regulator, whose protein sequence is MTIELRHLRYFIAVADELHFSRAAERLGISQPPLSQQIRDLEAQLGVRLLRRTNRRVELTDAGRVYLDAARDITARVDEAGDLARRAERGEIGELHVGFTQSTPLIERFPRAVRAFREAYPAVRLVLKEHNTLQQIERLLEGTQQVGLIRGTDLPPPLVARKLVDDPLVAVLRADHPLAKGRRPRVRVEQLADEPFVVFSRNAGTGVAAQVQAMCRNAGFAPRVAQEAGESATMVGLVAAGLGVAVLPESMRLLHVEGVAYVPIDSPDAASALHLVHRRSDNSPLVTAFMRLMLKA
- the egtB gene encoding ergothioneine biosynthesis protein EgtB, encoding MTARPLGIIPSTHSAVALAERFLRIRHRTRELAARLQPEDTVIQSMPDASPTKWHLAHTTWFFEQFILGRNDAYVSPNPEWFYLFNSYYQSVGPMHARPRRGLLTRPSLDEVLDYRARIDDAIAERIARADDAELPGLVELGVQHEQQHQELLLTDIKHAFAQNPLEPAYAPDAPRALSIAAPPLRFVPFDEGIVDVGYDGDGFHFDNEGPRHRTYRQAGSIANRPVTNAEYRAFVADGGYRTPTLWLSDGWATVQAESWERPLYWDEACETEFTLQGRRTIDPHAPVCHISYFEADAFARWAGARLPTEVEWETMAAGLPVRGNLQDSGVFQPRAASFETQLGQMYGDCWEWTMSPYVSYPGFRPLDGALGEYNGKFMNGQWILRGGSCATPADHVRATYRNFFPPHARWQFSGLRLGNDR
- a CDS encoding DUF6491 family protein, with the translated sequence MSARYLTAACLLLVSVAASAADGPAPPRHELEFNSCMRTDRISNYSVVDDQTVIVANGPNFFKIGTDVACPRMGIGGGVRFKSSASNQAIGNGRICGSIDEKIVRRDDPPCQIISVESIDKATYQQLEKKAKHKGAGPGISGAAK
- a CDS encoding MFS transporter, coding for MDGSSPAAPAVVDRRIRHGTPAFRRTNLALFSSGFATFGLLYCVQPLMPAFSRDFGVDAATSSLSLSLTTAVMAVGMLFAGAISDAFGRKPIMLASLLSSSVLVLLTAVTPSWGLLLAARALLGVTLAGLPAVAMTYLSEEVHGESLGFAMGLYIGGNAIGGMSGRLISGFTADHASWRVAVGVIGALGLLAAFLVAKGLPPSLHFEKRKAHPRALVAVFRDLLKDTGLPWLFAEGFLLMGAFVTIYNYVSFRLLAPPFSLSQSHVGAIFMVYLIGVGASAWMGALAGKLGRGKVMWTALVIMLVGVALSASSVIWAIVVGIAMITFGFFGGHSIASGWVGLRANKAKAHASSMYLFSYYMGSSIAGSLGGVFWTHGGWHGVAIYVTVLVLAGLVIAIKLRGLKPQAAS
- a CDS encoding alpha/beta hydrolase, with the protein product MRGHIILSHGSDSGPDATKVSALAATAESLGWTTHRPDYREDDLKGHAGSIDPRLARLANAIKASPVPPVLVGSSMGAFVSGLASLDAPVAGLFLLALPAEIPGYPRAFAASAGLTTFLVHGYADDVCPVEGAIAFARGQGAPLLLVQDDHRLSDTLGDIDAEFRRFLDSLA
- the tesB gene encoding acyl-CoA thioesterase II, which gives rise to MQDNHVGELVELLELERLEDNLFRGQSRDIGTRFVFGGQVLGQALSAAQRTVPDDRVAHSLHAYFLRAGDIDAPIVYSVERTRDGGSFSARRVVAIQHGQPILNGSISFQVPETGYEHQMSMPEVPAPEDVETTPALSEDQLARLPEKTQRWLGKDGPFEFRHVWPRDELRPAKRPPYQHIWFRLTAPIADTLSLHQALLAYASDFHLIGTATLPHGISYLTRNMQMASLDHALWFHREFRIDDWLLYSFDSPTSQGGRGLARGMIYTRDGQLIASTAQEGLIRVRPD